In Desulfurellaceae bacterium, the genomic window GCCCCGCACCTGTCCGACCGCCAGCGGCGGGCTGAAGGTTTCAATATGCTCGGTCATGTAGCGCGTCAGCGCGGCCTCATCGAAACGGTGCTGGTCAAGCACCGGCGCCGTCTCAGCCGTGAGCGAGGTGAGCGGGCTGGTCTCTACGGGTTGGGGTGTCGCCATGGCGCATCTCTCCTTCTCGAACAGTCCCCTAGTTCAATCACCCGGCCAGCGGTGCCGTCAAGGCGAGGCTTCAGCCGACGCGGGTGGGTCGCTCGCGGCCGAGGCTCACCACCCGCAGGCTCCCGTCACGCTGTTCGAGCACAGTGCACGAGCAGTGGTCCGGCTCGAAACACACCATCCGGTCATCGCTCCTGGCCGCTCCCACCGCAGCATTGATGGCCACAAAATGGGTCGTGATCAGGCTCGGTGTTCGCAGGCCGCACAGAAAAGCGACCAGCTGCGCTTTCCAGTCCTGATACGCCTGCGGCAGCTCGCTCCAACGACCACCCAGGACGCGGCGAATCCAGGCTGCACGCTCGGCCAGCTCCTGGCTGGGCGAGGGAATCTCGGCCACCGCAGGCTCGACCCGGGCCTCACACTTCCACATCTGCTCAAACGGAACGGCAGTATCCCGAGCCCGCCGCAGCGGGCTGGTGATGAGCGACAGGCGGCCGAGCGGTTCGAGCCGTTTGGCCAGCTCCGCAGCCTGGCGGTGGCCACGCTCGTCAAGCCCGGGGTCCGGGTCTTCGCCAAACCCGGCCTGCGGTTGGCCGTGGCGAATGAGGTAGAGCTTGGGGGCGGGTGTCATCGTGTCGTCCTTATATGCCCAAAAAATGGGCAGTCGTGTTGCTTTTTGCGCAGGCGTGCAGCCCTCTCCAGCCACCCCCAGTGCCACCCAATATCCGATCCGGCCAAGCTGTTTTGCCTGAAATTCGGGCTGGAGACTGCTGTCAGGTTCCCCCGCTACGCAGGCCCAGTTTGGCATGATATATGCGGTTTCTCTACTGCCTACACCGGCGTCCAACTCGCAGGACGGGGAGAGACCGACCATGACGCGTTTTGATGGCTATGACACCGAGGGATTTTTCGACGAAATGCTGTTTCCTGAGGGGACGCCGCGGCCGGCCGCCGCACTCCTGCTGGAAAGGATCCAGAGCCTGCCGGATGGCGAGATAAACCGTCGCCAGGAGGCAGCCGAACGCAGCCTGCTGCATCGGGGCATCACCTTTAATGTCTATAGCGACGGGGCCGGCATGGAAAAAATCTGGCCGTTCGATCTGCTGCCGCGCATCATCGACGCCGCAGAGTGGGAATGGATCGAGCGCGGCCTCAGGCAGCGCATCCAGGCCCTGAATCTGTTCATCGACGATATCTACCACGACCAGAAGATCCTCAAAGACGGCCTCATTCCCGCAGAGATCGTTCGTTCGGCGACCAGCTTCCGTCCCTCGTGTGTCGGCCTCGATCCTCCCCTTGGCGTGTGGTGCCATATCACCGGCACCGACCTGATCCGAGATCGCGACGGCCAGATCTACGTCCTGGAAGACAACCTCCGCTGCCCGTCGGGGGCGTCCTATGTCCTGCAAAACCGAGAACTCATGAAGCAGACCTTCCCCCTGGTCTTTGAAGCTTCTCAGGTCCGCCCGGTTGACGATTATCCGAACCGCCTGCTGGAAATGCTGCTGTCCCTGGCCCCGGCCCACCTGAGCACGCCGACGGTCGCGGTGTTGACCCCGGGGATCTATAACGCGGCCTATTTCGAACATTCGTTTCTGGCCCAGCAGATGGGTGTCGAGCTGGTCGAGGGACGCGATCTGGTGGTCGCCGACGGCTTTGTCCAGATGCGGACGACCACCGGACTCGAGCGGGTTGACGTGCTGTATCGGCGGATCGACGACGATTTTCTCGATCCGACGGTCTTCCGGGCCGACTCAACGCTGGGTATCCCGGGCATTATGGAGGTCTATAAAGCCGGCCGTATCGCCCTGGTCAACGCCCCCGGCACGGGCATTGCCGACGATAAGGTCATCTACGCCTATGTGTCCAAGATGATCGCCTATTATCTGGGCGAGGAAATGCTCATCCCCAATGTCCCGACCTATCTGTGTTGGGACGCCTCCGACCGCCAGTACGTCCTGGAGCATCTTGAGCAGCTCGTGGTCAAAGCCGCCAATGAATCGGGTGGCTACGGTATGCTGATCGGGCCGCACTCGACGGCCGCCGAACGCGCTGCATTTGCTGCAAAGATCGCGGCCCAGCCGCGCAATTATATCGCCCAGCCGACGGTGTCGCTGTCGCGCGTCCCGGTGCTCGTCGATGACCGCTTTGAGGGCCGCCATGTCGATCTGCGGCCGTATATTCTGTACGGCAAGGATATGTATGTCCTGCCCGGCGGCCTGACCCGGGTGGCGCTCAAAAAGGGCTCGCTGGTCGTCAACTCGTCCCAGGGCGGCGGCAGTAAAGACACCTGGGTGCTGTCCGGCCCGTCGTCGGCCCACACCCAGGCGGTCCCCTCGGCCATACAGGACGCCTAGAGACGGCCCACCCAGCGCAGGAAGAGTCGTATGCTAAGCCGCGTTGCCGACACGATCTACTGGATGAGCCGCTATATCGAGCGGGCCGAAAATGTCGCCCGTTTCATTGATGTCAACCTGCTCATGCTGCTTGACCTGCCCTCGGGTGTCCGCGAACAGTGGGAGCCGTTGATTATCGCCTCCGGGGATCACACCCCATTCCAGGACTCCTACGGCGTAGCGACCCGGGCCAACGTGCTGCAATTTCTGACCTTCGATCAGAAAAACCCCAACTCCATTCTGTCGTGTTTGCGCACCGCCCGGGAAAACGCCCGGTCCATCCGGGAGGTCATCTCCTCGGAAATGTGGGAGCAGGTCAACACGTTTTACCTGATGGTCAATGAATCGGCCGCGGACAATCGCGTCATGAGCGCCCCGCACGACTTCTTTACCGAAATCAAGCTGGCCAGCCACCTGTTCGAGGGGCTGACCGACAATACCATGTCGCACGGCGAGGGTTGGCACTTCTCGCGGCTCGGCACCCTGCTGGAGCGGGCCGATAAGACCTCCCGTATCCTGGATGTGAAATACTTCATGCTGCTGCCGGCGGCGTCTGGGGTCGGCAGCCCGTTTGACAACATCCAGTGGGCGGCCGTGCTGCGCTCAAGCAGCGCGTTTGAGATGTATCGCAAGCGCCACCACCAGATCGTCCCGACCCTGGTGGTTGACTTCCTGCTGCTTGGCCGAGACTTTCCCCGCTCGGTCCACCACTGCCTGATTGAAGCCGACGAGTCCCTGCACGCGATTTCGGGCACGCCTTTGGGCGCCTTCAGAAATCCGGCCGAGCAACACCTGGGTCAGCTCCGCTCAGAACTCGCCTACACCGAGGTCAGCCAGATCATTGAGCGGGGCGTCCACGGGTTTGTCGACGCCTTTCAGACCAAGCTCAACCTGGTCGGAGACGGCATATTTGACACCTTTTTTGCCGACCGGCCGATTGGTGGCGCCGTCCCGCAGCCCTGAGGCACGGGCCGGCTAGGCCCGTTTTGCCTCGACCTCGACCTCCAGGCTATGCGTCCCGCCACCAAAAGCCACGCCCTTTAAGGGTGTCACATCGCTGTAATCCCGACCCCAGGCCAGGACGATATGCCGCTCGGTCGGCGTCAGATTGTTGGTCGGATCAAAATCTACCCAGCCCTGACCCGGACTGTAGACCGACACCCAGGCGTGGGACGCTGCGGCTCCGACCAGGGACGCCGAGTCGGTCCGGTCGGACACGGTTTCGAGATAGCCGCTGACATAGCGGGCGGCCAGTCCCAGCGAGCGCAGACACGCAATCGCCAGCTGGGCGTAGTCCTGACACACCCCCCGGCGGTGGGACAAGACCTCGCCGACCGGGGTTGCCGCATGGGTGAAGCTCGGATCGTAGCTCAGGTCGTGGTAGATGCGCTGCATCAGCTCGTGGACCGCTTCGAGCACACAGCGCCCGGGCGAGAACGACGGCGCGGCATAGTCGGCAAAGGCTGGGGCGGCGACGATCAGAGGAGAGTCCAACACAAACTGGCGGGCGGCCAGCAGCTCGGGATCGAGACTCTGGGCCAGCTCCCGGCCAAGCTCCTCCCAGGCCGGCGATGCCTGGAGCGGTGGCGGCACGATTGGTCTGAGCAGCACCCTGCTCGACGCCCGCACCTCCAGCACAGTGTGAGCTTCCTGGACCGCAAAGTGGACCACCCGGTTACCAAAAAAGTCCTCGCGTTCCTGATACACCACCGGGGCCGGATCGATCTGGAGCTGGCTGGTCTGACACTGCTGGCGCTCACAAGACCGCGGCAGCAGATAGGCTTCATTCTGGCACTGAGGAACCGACAGACTGTAGCGATAGCGGGTCGTGTGGACGATCGTGTAGGAAATCATGCCCGGTGTTCCATCAGCTGTTGCTGGGCTTCGATATGGCTGAAGTAGGTCTGGCCGAGGGCGTCGGACAGGGCCAGCAGCAAGGCCCCCAGCCGGGCAAACAGCTCGTCCAGGCTTTCATACACCGTCGCTTCCCATACGGCCTGGGACAGCCCCTCAATATCCGTCGTACGCAGCGTAGTCAGGGCTTGCAGCACCAGACGTTGGGCCGGGCTGCGGTGCGGCAGGCTGGCCTTGCGCGGCAATCCATCGACGTGCTCCTGCAGCCGGACCAGCTGGTAGCCGAGCGAGCGGGGATTGCTCTCATCGTGCAGCAACAGGTCAAGCGCGGCCTGGGCGTCCACCTGGCTATGATAGCGCCGCCGGTAGGTTCGCAGGCTGTCGGTCATGGTCAGCACCACCTCCCACAGCCCGCCCCGCCCGCCCGGCGCCATCTCGCAGGCGAGGTGCAGCAGGCTGATGGTGTGCAGGGCGCGCTCCAAACGGCGTCCTATCTCGTGGAACCGCAAGCCCTGTCCCCGGCTCGTGCTCTCCGTCATCAGGCCGCTGAACGAGGCCAGCCCAGCGATCACCCGGGACAGACTTTGCAGGGTCTGGTTCAGGCTCATGCCCGGCGAGAGTTCCCGATCCAGCGTGTTCAGCACCCGTGCCGTATCGTCGGACAAGCGGTCGCGGACCGCCCGGCCAGCCTGCAACACGGCGTCCAGCGTACCACGCAAACTGCCCGAGCGCGTCGGCTCAAGGATGACCGACAACAGCTCGGACTCTTTGGCCACCAGCCGCTGGCCGTCGCCGTGGCCGACCAGGTGCAGATAGGTCACCGCGGCATGGGTCACCGCCGACAGCAGGCCCGGCAGATAGGGGCCATGATGGACGGCCTCGGTATCCAACAGACGCACTAGCATCTCCCGAAACACCCGAGTGCCGTCTTCCATACGCTCGGTATAGCGGCCGAGCCAAAACAGATTATCGGCCACCCGGCTCGGGATCTCCCCGCCACTGCGGGTGATGGCGACCGGCCGCTCGGCCGAGGGTAGCAGGCTCAGCGTCTGCTCGGGCTCCGAGGCCACAACCCAGATATCCTTACTCACCCCGCCCTGTTGACTCGACACCTGCCAGACATCCGGGCCGGGCGCCACCCGCGCCAGCCCGCCCGGCATGACCACATAGCCGTCATCCCGCGCCACCAGAAAACTGCGCAGGACCAGGGGACGCGGCGCCAGTTTGCCATCCACAAAAGTCGGGCTGGTGGCCACCGCAATCGGCTCCTGGCCAACGTAACGGTGCGGCTGGGCCTGGATACGGTCCGCAAGCGCCTGCCGCTCGGTCGCAGACAGCTGAGCGCCAAAGACGGTTTCAGCGCTGGGGTGTGGAACGGTCGGTTTAATCACCAGACGATCCAGATGGTCCAGGACATAGCGGCGTTCGTCCTGGCCGCCGCACCACCAGGTGGCAACCGACGGCAGGCGCAAGTCCTGCCCCAGCAGCTCCCGGCACAGGCCGGGCAGGAAGGCCAGCAGACCCGGATTTTCGATGATGCCGACGCCGAGCGGATTGGCGACCACGGCCTGATGCGTGCGTGTCGCCTGAACCAGCCCGGGAATGCCCAGCGGCGAGTCTTTACGCAGCTCCAGCGGATCGCAAAAGGCATCGTCAACCCGACGCAGCACGGCGTCGACCCGCTGCAGGCCGTCCAGGGTCCTGAGCCACACACGCCCGTCCCGGACGGTCAGATCACTCCCCTGGACCAGGGTGTAGTCGAGGTACTGGGCGATATAAGCGTGCTCGAAATAGGTTTCGTTGCCCGGCCCCGGCGTCAACAGCACGGTCCGGCCCGGCTCCTGGCGGTGGGAAACGAGGCGGGCCAGCGAGCTGCGTAAGGTTCGGAAATACAGGGCCAGGCGATGGACATGGGTGTCGCGGTACAGACTCGGGAAGACCCGCGACAGGGTCAGCCGGTTCTCCAGGGCATAGCCGGCCCCCGAGGGCGCCTGGGCGCGGTCGCCGATGACCCACAGCCGGCCGTCGTGAGAGCGGGCAAAATCGGCCGCGTAGGAAAACAGAAAGCGCTCGGCGGGCGGGCTGATGCCGACACAGGCGCGCAGAAATCCGGGATGGCTGTAGATCAAATCGAGCGGCAGCAGGCCCTGTCTGACCAGTTTTTGTGGGCCGTACAGGTCGGCCAGCACGAGGTTGTACAGCTCGGCGCGCTGAATCAGACCGCGTTCAATACCGCTCCACTCCTGGCTGGTCAGCAGGACCGGGATCAGATCGAGCGCCCACGGCCGTCCCCCACCGCGGTTATCCGGGTACACATTATAGGTGACCCCATTCTCGTGCAGCAGGCGGCGGACTTCCTGTTCGCGGTACCGCAGCTCCCTAGCCCCGAGGGCATCCAGGGCACGAATCATATACTCCCAGTGGGGACGCGGCTGTTGGGGTGCAGCACACAGCTCATCGTAGCTCCCGGCCGGGACGTGATAGTCCGCAAGAAGACTGCTGCGTGCCGGAGCCGGAACGGCGAGATCCGCATCGTGCATGGTCTGTTTCCCCAGTCTGCCCGCCGACTCGCTATGTACCATCGGGACACCACCGACTCAAGCGAGCGGCCGGCCGTAGGGCGCGGGCCACAGGCGGAGCAGATACCAGACGAGCATGGCGGTATCGTCTGACAGCCATCGCCTGCTCCTGACACAGCAGCCCGCTGATCAAAAAACAGGCAAGTCTGACGACTCGATACGACCAGCTGGGCGAAAACCCCGGTATTTCACACGTTTGGCGGCTGGCACGATATCTGCCCAGAAAAAGCGGTGCGACCGGAGTAGTGGAGAGGATGCCTATCCCCTCTCGGCTTCTCTCTACTATACTGGGGGATGGTGTCCCTCTCCTACACCATCCCCCTTTTCTTATGTCGCCACTCTTCTGACACAAAAAAGGGCAGCCCTCTGGGCTGCCCTGCTAGCACTCTTGGTGAAAGCGGTGTGTCACACCGCGCCGTCTAGTGACCGAGCATGTCCCGCTCACGCAGCCACGTCCCGACCTGGGGCCAGAGTTTTTTCTGCGCGCCAGTGCTGACCGCAGCTCCGATGTGACCGGTCGGAAAGACCAGATTGGTCGCGTCTTGACTGCCGACCAGATCGACCAGGGGCAGGCTGGACTGGGGGTGGACCACGTCATCGTGCTGGCCGATCACATTCAGCACCGGACAGGAGATCGACTGGAGATCGACGGCTTGACCTCGAATCTGGAACTCATTCTTGACCAGGGCGTTTTTGTGGTTCAGTTCTTCGATCATTTCGCGAAAGATCTGGCCCGCCATCGGCACATCGCTGTTCATCCACTTTTCGAACAGATCGAACATCTGGACGTAATCGGTATTGTCTTTGCCCCGGTACAGGCCGACATACTTGTCCAGCGCGTGGTGCACCGGCGCCATCGCGTCAAAGGCCGCCTTCATGAACCAGGACGGGCAGTTGCCGTGGACCTCGGTCAACAGCTTGAGCGTCTCGGGCGAGATCTTGTCCATCAGCGCCTGGGTAGGCAACTCCTTGACGCTCATGTCGAGCGGCAGGGTGAAATTGATCAGGTTCTTGACCTGGTCGGGATACAGGGCGGCGTACATCGTGGTCAGCAGGCCGCCAAAGCAGTAGCCGAGCAGCGAGACCTGCTCCACGCCCTCGCGGATCTGGATGGCCCGCACCGCGTTGGCCAGGTCGCCGTTGACATAGGCGTCAAAGCCGCGCCAGCTGTCGGCCTGGGTCGGCGGCACCCAGTCGATGAAATAGACGTCCAGCCCGCTCTTGGTCAGCGTCTCGACCACGCTGCGGCCGGGCAGCAGGTCCAGGATGAACGGCCGCTTGACCAGCGAGTAGCAGATCAGGATCGGGGTAGCCAAGGGCTCGCCAACCGCCGGGTAGTAGCGCAAACGGGTCTTGCCGCCCTCGTAGACCACCTCGTACGGGGTGGTCGGGGGCGGGTCTTCTTCGGCTGGATAAGCCTCGCCCACCCCACGCCGAAAGCCGTGCAGACCGCGCACCGCGCCGTCGAGCCAATATTTGGGGAGTTCACTGAATAAAGACATACCGCGATCCTCGTGGGGGCTAGGCGACCTTGCTGTGAAGCTGCACAACTTCGCTGGCCGTGGTGGCCGGCTTGACCTGTTTGATCTTGGGTTTGACCTGCAACTCGACCGGCTGGCTCTTCTCGGCCAGAGCCCGGACCTCTTCGCGCAGGGCCTGGACCTCGGCGGCCGTCGGCAGGCCCACGGCTCTCCACATGCCGGTGAAAAAAGCGCCGCTCAGCGCGTTCCCGGCCTTTTGCAAACGGAGCG contains:
- a CDS encoding circularly permuted type 2 ATP-grasp protein; the protein is MHDADLAVPAPARSSLLADYHVPAGSYDELCAAPQQPRPHWEYMIRALDALGARELRYREQEVRRLLHENGVTYNVYPDNRGGGRPWALDLIPVLLTSQEWSGIERGLIQRAELYNLVLADLYGPQKLVRQGLLPLDLIYSHPGFLRACVGISPPAERFLFSYAADFARSHDGRLWVIGDRAQAPSGAGYALENRLTLSRVFPSLYRDTHVHRLALYFRTLRSSLARLVSHRQEPGRTVLLTPGPGNETYFEHAYIAQYLDYTLVQGSDLTVRDGRVWLRTLDGLQRVDAVLRRVDDAFCDPLELRKDSPLGIPGLVQATRTHQAVVANPLGVGIIENPGLLAFLPGLCRELLGQDLRLPSVATWWCGGQDERRYVLDHLDRLVIKPTVPHPSAETVFGAQLSATERQALADRIQAQPHRYVGQEPIAVATSPTFVDGKLAPRPLVLRSFLVARDDGYVVMPGGLARVAPGPDVWQVSSQQGGVSKDIWVVASEPEQTLSLLPSAERPVAITRSGGEIPSRVADNLFWLGRYTERMEDGTRVFREMLVRLLDTEAVHHGPYLPGLLSAVTHAAVTYLHLVGHGDGQRLVAKESELLSVILEPTRSGSLRGTLDAVLQAGRAVRDRLSDDTARVLNTLDRELSPGMSLNQTLQSLSRVIAGLASFSGLMTESTSRGQGLRFHEIGRRLERALHTISLLHLACEMAPGGRGGLWEVVLTMTDSLRTYRRRYHSQVDAQAALDLLLHDESNPRSLGYQLVRLQEHVDGLPRKASLPHRSPAQRLVLQALTTLRTTDIEGLSQAVWEATVYESLDELFARLGALLLALSDALGQTYFSHIEAQQQLMEHRA
- a CDS encoding histidine phosphatase family protein, producing MTPAPKLYLIRHGQPQAGFGEDPDPGLDERGHRQAAELAKRLEPLGRLSLITSPLRRARDTAVPFEQMWKCEARVEPAVAEIPSPSQELAERAAWIRRVLGGRWSELPQAYQDWKAQLVAFLCGLRTPSLITTHFVAINAAVGAARSDDRMVCFEPDHCSCTVLEQRDGSLRVVSLGRERPTRVG
- a CDS encoding alpha-E domain-containing protein gives rise to the protein MLSRVADTIYWMSRYIERAENVARFIDVNLLMLLDLPSGVREQWEPLIIASGDHTPFQDSYGVATRANVLQFLTFDQKNPNSILSCLRTARENARSIREVISSEMWEQVNTFYLMVNESAADNRVMSAPHDFFTEIKLASHLFEGLTDNTMSHGEGWHFSRLGTLLERADKTSRILDVKYFMLLPAASGVGSPFDNIQWAAVLRSSSAFEMYRKRHHQIVPTLVVDFLLLGRDFPRSVHHCLIEADESLHAISGTPLGAFRNPAEQHLGQLRSELAYTEVSQIIERGVHGFVDAFQTKLNLVGDGIFDTFFADRPIGGAVPQP
- a CDS encoding circularly permuted type 2 ATP-grasp protein, whose translation is MTRFDGYDTEGFFDEMLFPEGTPRPAAALLLERIQSLPDGEINRRQEAAERSLLHRGITFNVYSDGAGMEKIWPFDLLPRIIDAAEWEWIERGLRQRIQALNLFIDDIYHDQKILKDGLIPAEIVRSATSFRPSCVGLDPPLGVWCHITGTDLIRDRDGQIYVLEDNLRCPSGASYVLQNRELMKQTFPLVFEASQVRPVDDYPNRLLEMLLSLAPAHLSTPTVAVLTPGIYNAAYFEHSFLAQQMGVELVEGRDLVVADGFVQMRTTTGLERVDVLYRRIDDDFLDPTVFRADSTLGIPGIMEVYKAGRIALVNAPGTGIADDKVIYAYVSKMIAYYLGEEMLIPNVPTYLCWDASDRQYVLEHLEQLVVKAANESGGYGMLIGPHSTAAERAAFAAKIAAQPRNYIAQPTVSLSRVPVLVDDRFEGRHVDLRPYILYGKDMYVLPGGLTRVALKKGSLVVNSSQGGGSKDTWVLSGPSSAHTQAVPSAIQDA
- a CDS encoding alpha/beta fold hydrolase; its protein translation is MSLFSELPKYWLDGAVRGLHGFRRGVGEAYPAEEDPPPTTPYEVVYEGGKTRLRYYPAVGEPLATPILICYSLVKRPFILDLLPGRSVVETLTKSGLDVYFIDWVPPTQADSWRGFDAYVNGDLANAVRAIQIREGVEQVSLLGYCFGGLLTTMYAALYPDQVKNLINFTLPLDMSVKELPTQALMDKISPETLKLLTEVHGNCPSWFMKAAFDAMAPVHHALDKYVGLYRGKDNTDYVQMFDLFEKWMNSDVPMAGQIFREMIEELNHKNALVKNEFQIRGQAVDLQSISCPVLNVIGQHDDVVHPQSSLPLVDLVGSQDATNLVFPTGHIGAAVSTGAQKKLWPQVGTWLRERDMLGH
- a CDS encoding transglutaminase family protein, which translates into the protein MISYTIVHTTRYRYSLSVPQCQNEAYLLPRSCERQQCQTSQLQIDPAPVVYQEREDFFGNRVVHFAVQEAHTVLEVRASSRVLLRPIVPPPLQASPAWEELGRELAQSLDPELLAARQFVLDSPLIVAAPAFADYAAPSFSPGRCVLEAVHELMQRIYHDLSYDPSFTHAATPVGEVLSHRRGVCQDYAQLAIACLRSLGLAARYVSGYLETVSDRTDSASLVGAAASHAWVSVYSPGQGWVDFDPTNNLTPTERHIVLAWGRDYSDVTPLKGVAFGGGTHSLEVEVEAKRA